The following proteins come from a genomic window of Aquimarina sp. MAR_2010_214:
- a CDS encoding DMT family transporter: MQNTKLKWIYLAVLSLVWGSSFILIKKSLIGLTPLQLGALRTLFAATFLFLIGFRSMRKIAAPDWKWVIISAFAGTFIPAFLFAFAETEIDSGIASILNSTTPLVTLILGVLIFSIRFNKNQFFGVIVGLIGCVALILEGASVNPNQNYWYAVLVLCASVCYAINVNIIKRYMQHISPMAIANGNFIVLVIPALIVLYFSDFFKTEVVTSSKVHISLMYVSILAVVGTGIAKVLFNKLVQISTPVFATSVTYTIPIVAMLWGILDNEKFTFYQVLASGVIILGVYLANRNR; encoded by the coding sequence ATGCAAAACACAAAACTAAAATGGATATATCTGGCAGTGCTTTCTCTGGTTTGGGGTAGTTCATTTATTCTTATCAAAAAATCATTGATTGGTCTTACACCGCTTCAATTGGGTGCATTAAGGACATTGTTTGCAGCAACATTTTTATTCTTGATTGGGTTTAGGAGTATGAGAAAAATAGCAGCACCAGACTGGAAATGGGTAATCATATCTGCTTTTGCAGGAACATTCATTCCTGCGTTTTTATTCGCCTTTGCCGAGACAGAAATTGATAGTGGTATAGCATCAATCCTTAATTCTACCACCCCATTGGTTACTTTGATCCTGGGGGTGTTGATTTTCTCTATTCGATTTAATAAAAACCAATTTTTTGGTGTGATTGTAGGACTAATAGGTTGTGTTGCTCTAATATTAGAAGGTGCCTCGGTAAATCCGAATCAAAACTATTGGTATGCGGTATTGGTGCTTTGTGCTTCGGTATGTTATGCAATAAATGTAAATATCATAAAAAGATATATGCAGCATATCTCACCTATGGCAATTGCTAACGGAAATTTTATTGTATTGGTGATTCCGGCTTTGATTGTATTGTATTTTTCAGATTTTTTTAAAACAGAAGTGGTAACTAGTTCAAAAGTACATATAAGCTTGATGTATGTTTCTATACTTGCAGTAGTGGGTACAGGTATTGCTAAAGTATTATTTAATAAATTAGTGCAGATCAGCACTCCGGTATTTGCGACTTCGGTAACTTATACTATTCCTATTGTAGCTATGCTGTGGGGGATATTAGACAATGAGAAATTTACATTTTATCAAGTGCTTGCTTCTGGAGTTATTATCCTGGGAGTATATTTGGCTAACAGGAACAGGTGA
- the gldD gene encoding gliding motility lipoprotein GldD, whose amino-acid sequence MKMKIVRFFLVFSVGMLFSCGGEVLPKPEGMLRLSYPAPEYKELVLPCPYSFEKNEFSELRRARRNKNCWYNLEYEKLRATMYISYYEINNNLNSLLRDAQNLTQEHVIKADGIVQGPYVNDENKVYGMFYEVSGDAASPSQFYATDSVKHFIVGSIYFKVKPNYDSILPAANYLRNDMRHFMETLRWKE is encoded by the coding sequence ATGAAAATGAAAATAGTTAGATTTTTTTTAGTATTCAGCGTAGGTATGCTATTTTCTTGTGGGGGTGAAGTATTGCCTAAGCCAGAAGGAATGCTTCGATTAAGTTACCCTGCTCCCGAATATAAAGAGCTGGTATTGCCGTGTCCCTATTCTTTTGAAAAGAATGAATTTTCAGAACTTCGTAGAGCTAGAAGAAACAAGAATTGTTGGTACAATCTAGAGTATGAAAAACTGAGAGCTACTATGTATATTTCTTATTATGAAATCAATAACAACCTTAATTCGTTGCTTAGAGATGCTCAAAATCTAACTCAGGAACATGTGATCAAGGCAGATGGGATTGTGCAAGGGCCTTATGTGAATGACGAAAACAAGGTGTATGGTATGTTTTATGAGGTTTCTGGAGATGCTGCTTCTCCATCTCAGTTTTATGCAACCGATAGTGTCAAGCATTTTATAGTGGGGTCTATATATTTTAAGGTGAAACCTAATTATGATTCCATACTTCCTGCCGCGAATTATTTACGTAATGATATGAGGCATTTTATGGAAACTCTTCGTTGGAAAGAGTAA
- a CDS encoding gliding motility-associated protein GldE — MDPDPEPLFISLFVFDIMQTINIIVLVVLLIFSALISGSEVALFSLTPTDLKDDEDTSKNLRIISRLLDSPKKLLATILVANNFINIAIVLLFDALGKIYFSNLDYVWFGWINVRFVVEVGVATFLILLFGEILPKLYASRNKVKFAKFMARPLAILDWFISPISVPMRNITVGIHNRLGKQKSNLSVDQLSQALELTSDKDTTDEEKKILEGIVSFGNTDTKQVMHPRMDIFALNSATAYQEILPEIIEKGYSRIPVYEDSIDNVTGILYVKDLLPYINTPSFEWTSLLRAPYFVPENKKLDDLLNDFKDKKNHLAIVVDEYGGTSGLISLEDIIEEIVGDISDEFDDEDLIFSKLDDRNYVFEGRTALKDFYKVLKLENNGVFEEKKGDAETIAGLLLEISGSFPKRGEIIIVDQYAFKIESLDNKRIKQVKLTINENENS; from the coding sequence TTGGACCCTGATCCTGAACCGTTATTTATTTCATTATTTGTTTTTGATATTATGCAAACTATCAATATAATTGTTTTGGTGGTGTTGCTTATTTTTTCTGCATTGATATCAGGTAGTGAAGTAGCTCTGTTTTCTTTAACCCCAACAGATCTTAAGGATGATGAGGATACATCAAAAAACCTTAGAATTATATCGAGATTATTAGATAGTCCTAAAAAATTATTGGCTACCATATTAGTGGCAAATAACTTTATCAATATTGCGATAGTATTGCTTTTTGATGCATTAGGTAAAATTTATTTTAGTAATTTGGATTATGTTTGGTTTGGATGGATTAATGTAAGATTTGTTGTTGAAGTAGGAGTTGCTACTTTTTTAATTTTATTGTTTGGCGAAATTTTGCCTAAACTATACGCTAGTAGAAATAAAGTGAAGTTTGCCAAGTTTATGGCACGACCTCTGGCAATTTTAGATTGGTTCATCTCACCAATTAGTGTACCTATGCGTAATATTACTGTTGGGATTCATAATCGGTTAGGAAAACAAAAATCTAATTTGAGTGTAGATCAATTATCACAGGCATTAGAATTAACCTCAGACAAGGATACTACAGACGAAGAGAAGAAAATATTAGAGGGTATTGTGTCTTTTGGAAATACAGATACTAAGCAGGTGATGCACCCCCGTATGGATATTTTTGCACTAAATAGTGCAACTGCGTATCAGGAAATTCTTCCTGAAATTATTGAGAAAGGATACTCTAGGATTCCGGTATATGAAGATAGTATTGATAATGTAACTGGGATTCTATATGTAAAAGACTTGTTACCTTATATTAATACACCTTCTTTTGAATGGACATCTTTGTTAAGAGCGCCTTATTTTGTGCCAGAGAATAAAAAATTGGATGATTTACTTAATGATTTTAAAGATAAAAAAAATCACCTGGCTATAGTTGTAGATGAGTATGGAGGAACCAGTGGTTTGATTTCTCTCGAGGATATTATAGAAGAAATTGTTGGAGATATCAGTGATGAATTTGATGATGAAGATTTGATATTCTCAAAATTGGATGATCGAAACTATGTTTTTGAAGGAAGAACAGCTTTAAAAGATTTTTATAAAGTACTGAAACTCGAAAATAACGGTGTTTTTGAAGAAAAGAAAGGAGATGCAGAAACCATAGCAGGATTGTTATTGGAGATTTCAGGAAGTTTTCCGAAACGAGGAGAAATCATCATAGTAGATCAGTATGCATTTAAAATAGAATCGTTGGATAATAAGCGAATAAAACAAGTGAAATTGACCATTAATGAAAATGAAAATAGTTAG
- a CDS encoding single-stranded DNA-binding protein produces the protein MSGTLNKVMLIGHTGDEVKMHYFEAGSCIGRFPLATNDSYVNKSTGERVNTTEWHNIVVRNKAAEICEKYLNKGDKVYIEGRLKTRKWQDEQGKDRYSTEIQCTDFTFLTPKNENQPSASNPQNTPQTNTPAASNSQEVSSNSPEKEDDDLPF, from the coding sequence ATGTCTGGAACACTAAATAAAGTAATGCTTATAGGGCATACAGGAGATGAGGTAAAGATGCATTATTTTGAAGCAGGTAGTTGCATAGGCAGATTTCCTCTTGCTACTAATGATTCATATGTGAATAAAAGCACAGGAGAACGTGTAAATACCACAGAGTGGCATAATATCGTTGTGAGAAACAAAGCAGCAGAAATTTGCGAGAAATATCTTAATAAGGGAGATAAGGTATATATTGAGGGTCGTCTTAAGACCAGAAAATGGCAAGATGAGCAAGGAAAAGACAGGTATAGTACAGAAATACAGTGTACCGATTTTACTTTTCTTACTCCTAAGAATGAGAATCAACCTTCTGCGTCTAACCCTCAGAATACACCGCAAACGAATACACCTGCTGCTAGCAATTCGCAGGAGGTTTCATCTAATTCGCCAGAGAAAGAAGACGATGATCTTCCGTTCTGA
- the mutY gene encoding A/G-specific adenine glycosylase: protein MIFSKKLITWYLQNKRSMPWRETKNPYHIWLSEIILQQTRVAQGLPYYISFTETFSTVFDLANASEEEVLKLWQGLGYYSRARNLHATAKYVANDLNGVFPTSYKGLLHLKGVGDYTASAIASICYAEAVPVVDGNVYRVLSRYFGLDTPINSAKGVKEFKELAITLMDHDEPAEYNQAIMEFGALQCKPKKPYCIICPLRDSCEALKNGKIEELPVKIKKLKIKKRYFNYLVFFTENKKTIIQQRVGSGIWKGLYEFPLIESETINTDTIASHSVFREMIKDKEYEIVSYQEEPIVHKLSHQHLYTRFYIIKSDAPSKVNHDQKIVDYEEIHTYPVPILLGNFIDVFFQKN, encoded by the coding sequence ATGATATTTTCTAAAAAACTCATTACGTGGTACTTACAAAACAAAAGATCGATGCCATGGCGAGAAACTAAAAATCCATATCATATTTGGCTTAGTGAAATTATACTTCAACAGACCAGAGTGGCGCAAGGATTACCTTATTATATATCATTTACAGAAACTTTTTCAACGGTATTTGATCTTGCAAATGCAAGTGAAGAGGAAGTGCTGAAATTGTGGCAGGGATTGGGGTATTATTCGAGGGCCAGAAACCTGCATGCAACTGCAAAATACGTGGCAAATGATTTAAATGGTGTGTTTCCTACTTCATATAAAGGTCTTTTACATTTAAAAGGAGTTGGAGATTATACAGCGAGTGCTATAGCTTCCATATGTTACGCCGAAGCGGTTCCTGTTGTAGACGGAAATGTATATCGAGTATTATCTCGATATTTTGGACTCGATACACCTATTAATAGTGCAAAAGGAGTAAAAGAATTTAAAGAACTTGCTATAACCTTAATGGATCATGATGAGCCTGCAGAGTATAACCAGGCAATTATGGAGTTTGGAGCACTACAATGCAAACCCAAAAAACCGTATTGTATTATATGTCCACTACGAGATAGTTGTGAAGCTTTAAAAAATGGAAAAATAGAAGAGTTGCCTGTCAAAATCAAAAAACTAAAAATCAAAAAACGTTACTTTAACTATCTGGTGTTTTTTACAGAAAATAAGAAAACGATTATCCAACAAAGAGTAGGTAGTGGTATATGGAAAGGATTATATGAATTTCCTTTAATAGAAAGTGAAACTATAAATACAGATACTATTGCATCTCATTCTGTTTTTAGAGAAATGATAAAAGATAAAGAATATGAGATTGTATCATATCAAGAAGAACCTATAGTACATAAATTATCTCATCAGCATTTGTATACTCGATTTTATATCATTAAATCTGATGCACCTTCAAAAGTGAATCACGATCAAAAAATCGTTGATTATGAAGAAATACATACGTATCCTGTTCCTATTCTGTTAGGTAATTTTATAGATGTGTTTTTTCAGAAAAATTGA
- a CDS encoding HU family DNA-binding protein: MTKADIVAKISEKLGIEKGDVQATVETFMEEVKSSLESGDNVYLRGFGSFIIKTRAEKTGRNISKNTTIKIPAHNIPAFKPAKVFVEGVKTNVEVK; the protein is encoded by the coding sequence ATGACTAAAGCAGATATTGTAGCAAAAATTTCAGAAAAATTAGGAATAGAAAAAGGTGATGTTCAGGCAACAGTTGAAACCTTTATGGAAGAGGTAAAAAGCTCATTAGAGAGTGGAGATAATGTATACCTTAGAGGATTTGGTAGTTTCATTATAAAAACTAGAGCAGAAAAAACAGGACGTAATATTTCTAAGAACACTACGATCAAAATTCCTGCACACAATATACCTGCGTTTAAACCTGCAAAAGTATTTGTAGAAGGTGTGAAAACTAACGTAGAAGTAAAATAA
- a CDS encoding ribonuclease E/G encodes MNNELIIRSGSSTDFALLKDGKLIELHKEEDDSDFAVGDIFIAKIRKSVPGLNAAFVNVGYEKDAFLHYHDLGPQVSSLLKFIKRVSTGKLKNYSLKDFPFENDIDKHGTITNVLKSNQSLLVQIVKEPISTKGPRISSELSIAGRYIVLVPFSNRISISQKIESSEEKERLKRLVKSIKPKGFGIIVRTVAEGKKVAELDKDLENLMGRWQSMCKKLHKAHHPSKVLGEMNRASSILRDVFNDTFTSIVVDDEDLCNRIKEYLQEIAPKKESIVKLHNPKIPVFEKYGIERQIKTSFGKTVSMSKGAYLVIEHTEAMHVIDVNSGNRSNKAKNQEDTALEVNLISAAEVARQLRLRDMGGIIVVDFIDMNNADNRRTLFNQLREEMKDDRAKHKILPPSKFGLIQITRQRVRPEMNIKTREEDPNGINGEVEAPIVLVEKMKVELEKLIKKDHKKITLSAHPFIAAFLTKGFPSTRSKWYFNHKRWVKIVPRDAYTYLEYHFHDKNGELIK; translated from the coding sequence GTGAACAACGAATTGATCATTAGGTCAGGTTCCTCTACGGATTTTGCCTTATTAAAGGATGGAAAACTAATTGAATTACATAAGGAAGAAGACGACAGTGATTTTGCGGTAGGTGATATTTTTATTGCCAAAATCCGTAAATCTGTCCCAGGTCTAAACGCCGCATTTGTTAATGTAGGCTATGAAAAAGATGCATTTTTGCATTATCATGATCTTGGTCCTCAAGTATCTTCTTTACTTAAATTCATAAAACGTGTAAGCACAGGTAAATTAAAAAATTATTCTCTTAAGGATTTTCCTTTTGAGAACGATATTGATAAACACGGTACTATTACCAATGTGTTAAAATCAAATCAATCACTATTAGTACAGATAGTAAAGGAACCTATATCTACCAAAGGTCCTCGAATTAGCTCAGAGCTTTCGATTGCCGGCAGATATATTGTTTTAGTTCCTTTTTCAAATCGAATTTCTATTTCTCAAAAAATAGAATCCTCAGAAGAAAAAGAACGCTTAAAAAGACTTGTAAAAAGTATTAAGCCAAAAGGTTTCGGAATTATTGTACGTACAGTAGCAGAAGGCAAAAAAGTAGCAGAACTAGACAAAGATTTAGAAAATCTAATGGGACGATGGCAAAGCATGTGCAAAAAACTGCACAAAGCTCATCACCCATCAAAAGTACTAGGTGAAATGAATAGAGCATCTTCTATATTAAGAGATGTATTTAACGACACTTTTACTTCTATTGTTGTAGATGATGAAGATCTCTGCAACCGAATCAAAGAGTATTTGCAAGAAATTGCTCCAAAAAAAGAGTCAATTGTAAAACTTCATAATCCTAAAATACCTGTTTTCGAGAAATACGGTATTGAACGGCAAATCAAAACAAGTTTTGGCAAGACGGTATCTATGAGTAAGGGTGCTTATTTGGTTATAGAGCATACAGAAGCGATGCATGTAATCGATGTAAATAGCGGTAACCGATCTAATAAAGCCAAAAACCAAGAAGATACTGCACTAGAGGTAAACCTTATTAGTGCAGCTGAAGTAGCCCGCCAACTGCGTCTTAGAGATATGGGAGGTATTATTGTAGTTGATTTCATCGACATGAATAATGCTGACAACCGTAGAACTCTCTTCAACCAATTGCGAGAAGAGATGAAAGACGATAGGGCGAAGCATAAAATTTTACCGCCAAGTAAATTTGGCTTGATTCAAATCACGCGACAGCGTGTTCGACCAGAAATGAATATCAAGACCCGGGAAGAAGATCCTAATGGAATAAATGGCGAAGTTGAGGCGCCTATAGTATTGGTAGAAAAAATGAAAGTCGAATTAGAAAAATTAATTAAAAAAGATCATAAAAAGATAACGCTTAGTGCGCATCCTTTTATTGCAGCTTTTTTAACCAAAGGATTTCCATCCACCCGATCCAAATGGTATTTTAACCATAAACGATGGGTAAAGATTGTACCTAGAGACGCTTACACGTATTTAGAATATCATTTTCACGATAAAAATGGTGAATTGATAAAATAA
- a CDS encoding AraC family transcriptional regulator: MKKIMCRSFCVVMILWFCQTQDILAYQKTQESSDNSYQFLTNKFYENELDSVVAVNYANQYLLKAKKENDTIKIADGYYFLSSISKGDVSLKYCDSIIAITKNHQTKNYPTFAYLNKAFSYFDKGDFKKAFDYYLKLYEEAKKYDNIFLVYSSKKNIGILKAILGENETALVTLRECYSFYSKYKEKAPYDYLTTLFALSESYNFNKILDSASIINTLGYKESIVLEAESFKCYFVLNEGINQYSKANYDTAKDSLTKAVAELTINGDKTNLGQARFYLGKTLSSLGFEKEAIEEHKKVDQIFQKNPQIIPEIRESYEVLINYYKDNNDKDNQLKYIEKLIKIDSVLNSNYKYLIKNVVQNYDTPRLLSEKQEVIVSLKQEIIDSLQVAKKSSTRIIISLAIVSIVTFVFLIFNYQKKKNYKKRFDELYYSSSGKVKNNEKKSPYTEIDSIGISEDIVNKILNDLDEFEQNLGYLKPSITTNDLAKKMNTNSKYLSRVVNFYRKKSFSMYINELRIDYCIDRLKTDKKFMKYTIKAIAREIGFNSTDAFSKSFYKIKKIQPSYFIRELEKQQ; the protein is encoded by the coding sequence TTGAAGAAAATAATGTGTAGAAGTTTTTGTGTAGTAATGATTCTTTGGTTTTGTCAAACGCAAGATATTCTTGCTTATCAAAAAACTCAGGAATCCTCAGACAACAGTTATCAGTTTTTAACCAATAAGTTTTATGAAAATGAGTTAGATTCTGTTGTTGCTGTAAATTATGCTAATCAATATCTTCTTAAAGCAAAAAAAGAGAACGATACAATAAAAATTGCAGACGGATACTATTTTTTGTCAAGCATAAGCAAAGGTGATGTATCACTAAAATATTGTGATAGTATTATAGCAATTACTAAAAATCACCAAACAAAAAACTATCCAACTTTTGCATATTTAAATAAGGCTTTTAGTTATTTTGATAAAGGAGATTTTAAAAAAGCATTTGATTATTATTTAAAGTTATATGAAGAAGCAAAAAAATATGATAATATATTCTTGGTGTATTCTAGTAAGAAAAATATTGGTATTCTAAAAGCAATTTTAGGGGAGAATGAAACGGCGTTAGTAACTTTAAGAGAGTGTTATTCATTTTATTCGAAATATAAAGAAAAAGCTCCTTATGATTATTTAACCACACTTTTTGCATTATCAGAATCCTACAATTTTAATAAAATATTAGATTCTGCTTCTATAATAAATACATTGGGGTATAAAGAATCTATAGTGCTTGAAGCAGAAAGTTTTAAATGTTATTTTGTATTAAATGAGGGGATTAATCAATATAGTAAAGCAAATTATGATACAGCAAAAGATAGTTTAACAAAAGCAGTTGCCGAATTAACTATTAATGGGGATAAAACTAATTTAGGACAAGCTCGTTTTTATTTAGGTAAGACACTATCTTCATTAGGTTTTGAAAAAGAGGCTATTGAAGAACATAAAAAGGTAGATCAAATATTTCAGAAAAACCCTCAGATTATTCCCGAAATTAGGGAGAGTTATGAGGTTTTAATTAATTATTATAAAGACAATAACGATAAGGATAATCAATTAAAATATATTGAAAAACTTATTAAAATTGATAGTGTTTTAAATAGTAATTACAAATATCTTATCAAGAATGTTGTTCAGAATTATGATACTCCAAGGCTTCTTTCTGAAAAACAAGAAGTTATTGTTTCATTAAAACAAGAAATCATTGATTCGTTACAAGTAGCGAAAAAATCATCTACCAGAATTATCATTTCTTTAGCTATAGTTAGTATAGTAACATTTGTTTTTTTAATCTTTAATTATCAGAAAAAGAAGAATTATAAGAAAAGGTTTGATGAACTGTATTACTCTAGTTCTGGAAAAGTTAAAAACAATGAAAAAAAATCACCCTACACAGAAATAGATTCAATAGGAATCTCTGAAGATATTGTGAATAAAATTTTAAATGATTTAGATGAATTTGAACAAAATTTAGGATATCTAAAACCAAGTATCACCACTAATGATTTGGCTAAAAAAATGAATACAAACTCAAAATATTTGTCTAGAGTGGTTAATTTCTACAGAAAGAAAAGTTTTAGTATGTATATTAATGAGCTAAGAATAGATTATTGTATCGATAGACTTAAAACAGATAAAAAGTTTATGAAATACACGATTAAGGCTATAGCTAGAGAAATTGGATTTAATTCTACAGATGCTTTTTCTAAATCTTTTTATAAAATAAAAAAGATACAGCCTTCGTATTTTATTCGTGAATTAGAAAAACAACAATGA
- a CDS encoding IS1595 family transposase, translated as MIPEDFRDFFISSSALVQSEIVSTLLEISTEGSALIDSNQSKAISCPHCKCNKIKANGKLKGVQRYVCNTCHKNFSETTGKFWYNLKKKDKVNRYLFCLLSGYSIRKSAKETGISIQTSFDWRHKLLVSFGSVSVDEFQGILESDDLFFAYSEKGNRNLDRPARKRGAKASKAGLSNEKVAVIASCDRSGNKDFKVATRGRISKSDLETILQGKLAKVETLCSDSHRSYTAFAKDKKVAHKKFNASKGQRAVDKIYHVQNVNNMDMRLRKFMEPFNGVATKYLQNYLNWFLVLEKIKNSTSKMATVAAIAFASNTAWMEFKNIVVNNMLFRT; from the coding sequence ATGATACCAGAAGATTTTAGAGATTTTTTCATTAGTTCATCGGCTTTGGTTCAATCAGAAATTGTTTCCACATTATTGGAGATCTCTACTGAGGGTTCAGCCCTGATTGATAGCAATCAGAGTAAAGCCATAAGCTGTCCTCATTGTAAGTGCAATAAAATTAAGGCTAATGGTAAGCTCAAAGGAGTACAGCGCTATGTTTGTAATACTTGTCATAAAAACTTTAGTGAAACTACCGGTAAGTTCTGGTACAACCTCAAGAAGAAAGACAAAGTTAATCGTTATTTATTCTGTTTACTCTCTGGATATAGTATTCGCAAGAGTGCCAAAGAAACAGGGATTTCTATTCAGACTTCTTTTGATTGGAGGCACAAATTACTTGTCTCCTTTGGGAGCGTAAGTGTGGATGAATTCCAAGGAATCCTAGAGAGTGATGATCTTTTCTTTGCTTACTCTGAAAAAGGGAATCGAAATTTGGATCGTCCTGCTAGAAAACGTGGCGCAAAGGCAAGTAAAGCTGGTCTCAGTAATGAAAAAGTAGCTGTGATAGCCAGTTGTGACCGATCAGGGAACAAAGATTTCAAAGTAGCTACCAGAGGTCGCATTAGTAAAAGTGACTTGGAGACTATATTACAAGGGAAGTTGGCTAAAGTAGAAACCCTTTGTAGCGACAGTCACAGAAGCTATACTGCATTTGCAAAAGACAAGAAGGTAGCACACAAAAAATTTAATGCTTCGAAGGGTCAAAGAGCTGTTGACAAAATATATCACGTACAAAATGTGAATAATATGGATATGCGTCTAAGGAAATTTATGGAGCCCTTCAATGGAGTGGCAACAAAATACCTTCAGAATTATCTGAATTGGTTTTTAGTCTTAGAAAAAATAAAAAATTCAACCAGTAAAATGGCAACCGTAGCAGCTATAGCCTTTGCTTCCAATACTGCCTGGATGGAATTTAAAAACATAGTAGTAAATAATATGCTTTTTAGAACTTAG
- a CDS encoding thiopeptide-type bacteriocin biosynthesis protein: MSTKRTYILGDEWLYYKIYCGARTSDVLLTETIKPLTSQLLEKGLIDSWFFIRYGDPDFHIRIRFHLPDIHAIGTVILHINAVMQRYIEQRVVYKLQTDTYIRELERYGTNTIDASETLFFYDSTMLLDAIALIEDEELYFLFVVKAIDRLLNSFNYEQQEKLKLVTRNSKGFKREFHADKGLNKQLDKKYRGLKSKLASFLETTSIQEDYGVLDDLLDHKAKQSLGVVQNIMKVHQDGQLEMSLDDLLSSYIHMLVNRAFRSKQRFYELVCYDFLMRYQKTKASYNLHQ, from the coding sequence ATGAGCACAAAAAGAACATATATACTGGGAGACGAATGGCTATATTACAAAATATATTGTGGTGCCCGTACGTCTGATGTGCTCCTTACCGAAACTATAAAACCACTTACATCACAGTTACTGGAAAAAGGCCTGATCGACTCCTGGTTTTTTATACGCTATGGAGATCCTGATTTTCATATCAGGATACGATTTCATCTGCCCGATATACATGCTATAGGAACTGTGATCCTGCATATCAATGCAGTAATGCAGCGGTATATAGAACAACGAGTGGTATATAAATTACAAACTGATACTTATATAAGAGAATTAGAACGTTATGGTACAAACACTATAGATGCCTCTGAAACCTTGTTTTTTTATGATAGTACCATGCTGCTGGATGCAATAGCATTGATCGAAGATGAAGAATTGTACTTTTTGTTTGTAGTAAAAGCGATTGATAGGCTATTAAACAGTTTTAACTATGAACAACAAGAAAAACTAAAACTGGTTACCCGAAACAGTAAGGGGTTTAAAAGAGAATTTCACGCTGATAAGGGATTAAATAAACAATTAGATAAAAAGTACAGAGGGTTAAAAAGCAAGCTTGCTTCTTTTTTAGAGACAACATCTATACAGGAAGACTATGGAGTTTTAGATGATTTACTAGATCACAAAGCAAAGCAATCACTAGGAGTAGTGCAAAACATCATGAAAGTACATCAGGACGGTCAATTAGAAATGTCATTAGACGATTTACTAAGCAGTTATATACATATGCTGGTGAATCGTGCCTTTAGATCCAAACAACGATTTTATGAGTTAGTGTGTTATGATTTTTTGATGCGATACCAAAAAACAAAAGCTAGTTATAACTTACATCAATAA